A region of Thermococcus piezophilus DNA encodes the following proteins:
- a CDS encoding bifunctional N(6)-L-threonylcarbamoyladenine synthase/serine/threonine protein kinase, with translation MITLGIEGTAHTLGIGIVTEDKVLANIFDTLTTEKGGIHPKEAAEHHARLLRPLLRKALNEAGIAIEDVDIITFSQGPGLGPALRVVATAARALAIKHRKPIIGVNHCIAHVEITKMFGVKDPVGLYVSGGNTQVLALEGGRYRVFGETLDIGIGNAIDTFARELGIGFPGGPKIERLALKGEKYIELPYAVKGMDLSFSGILTEAVRKYRTRKYRVEDLAYSFQETAFAALVEVTERAVAHTGKDEVVLVGGVAANNRLREMLKTMTEDRGIEFFVPPYDLCRDNGAMIAYTGLRMYLGGVRFGLEDTVVKQKFRTDEVEVVWS, from the coding sequence ATGATAACGTTAGGTATAGAGGGGACGGCACATACCCTTGGCATAGGTATAGTTACCGAGGATAAAGTCTTAGCAAACATATTTGATACTTTGACCACCGAAAAGGGGGGTATCCATCCAAAGGAAGCCGCCGAGCACCACGCGAGGCTTTTGAGGCCCCTCCTGAGAAAGGCCCTGAACGAGGCTGGAATAGCCATCGAGGACGTTGACATTATAACCTTCTCCCAGGGGCCCGGTCTCGGTCCTGCCCTTCGTGTTGTTGCCACCGCCGCACGGGCCCTGGCCATAAAGCACCGCAAGCCAATAATCGGAGTGAACCACTGCATAGCCCACGTTGAGATCACGAAAATGTTCGGCGTTAAAGACCCCGTCGGCCTCTACGTGAGCGGTGGAAACACCCAGGTTTTGGCGTTGGAGGGAGGTCGTTACAGGGTTTTCGGTGAGACTCTTGACATAGGCATCGGGAACGCCATCGATACCTTCGCTCGCGAGCTGGGCATAGGCTTCCCCGGAGGGCCGAAGATTGAGAGGCTCGCCTTAAAGGGCGAGAAGTATATCGAGCTTCCATACGCGGTCAAGGGTATGGATTTGAGCTTTTCTGGAATTCTTACCGAGGCCGTCAGGAAGTACAGGACTAGAAAGTACCGCGTTGAGGACCTGGCATACTCCTTCCAGGAGACGGCCTTTGCCGCGCTCGTTGAGGTTACCGAGAGGGCCGTTGCCCACACAGGCAAGGATGAGGTTGTTCTCGTTGGCGGCGTCGCGGCCAACAACCGCCTTAGGGAGATGCTCAAAACGATGACAGAGGACAGGGGGATAGAGTTCTTCGTTCCCCCGTACGACCTGTGCAGGGACAACGGGGCCATGATAGCTTATACTGGATTGAGAATGTACCTCGGAGGCGTCAGGTTCGGCCTCGAGGACACGGTCGTAAAGCAGAAGTTCAGAACCGATGAGGTGGAGGTTGTATGGAGCTGA
- a CDS encoding flippase-like domain-containing protein, with amino-acid sequence MDWKKVGFLTFGILIIILLIWWAGVEDVIGVLKKARLDYFILAVLVYIAGVVLWALRWGVLLKSLNINASFRTILGAIFVGVFVNNVTPGARGGGEPMRMYYLSKRSNETYGPVFATIMADRILDLIPVIVMLFLSMVYVYRLGSTTLMITLLVLNAILAALIVITLVILLNERRTKRILYWFFGLISRLMPKKAKKYEEKFIHNIEVNVPKFQKGFKLLLKDKKAFLLALAYSFAFWFLTLLRSYFIFLSIKYPVGLEEIMVVQMIGVVAGLISIIPGGAGFIEAINSGVYILLGIDKNFAVTATLIDRLISYWIPTVLGGFLTTHFGVKLREDKKKKGLTEEGRIDNHEVWDSG; translated from the coding sequence ATGGACTGGAAGAAGGTCGGCTTCCTCACCTTTGGAATCCTCATAATAATCCTGCTCATCTGGTGGGCGGGAGTAGAGGATGTAATAGGCGTTCTAAAAAAAGCGAGGCTTGACTACTTCATACTCGCCGTGCTCGTTTACATTGCGGGTGTTGTTCTCTGGGCCCTTCGCTGGGGGGTGCTCCTCAAGAGCCTCAACATAAACGCCTCCTTTAGGACGATTCTGGGCGCGATATTCGTGGGCGTTTTTGTGAACAACGTCACACCTGGGGCCCGCGGCGGCGGTGAGCCTATGAGGATGTACTACCTCTCAAAGCGCTCCAATGAGACATACGGCCCAGTTTTTGCCACAATAATGGCCGACAGAATCCTCGACCTCATTCCGGTCATCGTTATGCTGTTCCTTTCTATGGTTTACGTCTATCGCTTAGGCTCAACGACGCTGATGATAACCCTGCTCGTCCTCAACGCAATCCTTGCCGCCTTGATCGTAATAACGCTTGTTATACTCCTGAACGAGAGGAGAACCAAGAGGATTCTCTACTGGTTCTTTGGGCTGATCTCCCGGCTGATGCCAAAGAAGGCAAAAAAGTACGAGGAGAAGTTCATCCACAACATCGAGGTAAACGTCCCCAAGTTCCAGAAGGGCTTTAAACTCCTCCTGAAAGACAAAAAAGCCTTCTTACTGGCCCTAGCGTATTCCTTCGCTTTCTGGTTCCTTACCCTTCTCCGCTCCTACTTCATCTTCCTGAGCATTAAATACCCAGTTGGCCTTGAGGAGATCATGGTCGTGCAGATGATAGGCGTTGTCGCAGGTTTGATAAGCATTATTCCAGGCGGTGCAGGATTTATAGAGGCCATAAACTCGGGTGTCTACATCCTCCTAGGCATAGATAAGAACTTCGCCGTTACCGCAACGCTCATAGATAGGCTGATATCTTACTGGATACCAACGGTTCTCGGCGGCTTCCTCACAACCCACTTTGGCGTTAAGCTCAGGGAAGATAAGAAAAAGAAAGGTTTAACTGAAGAAGGGAGAATTGACAACCATGAAGTTTGGGATAGTGGCTAG
- a CDS encoding flavin reductase family protein, whose protein sequence is MKPYRLLYPMRTYLVVAGKGEETNIMAADWVTVVSFEPFMVGVAVSPKRHTWGLIKKYREFVISVPSLDMLPDVWIAGTRHGPEKLKEMKITIVPSKTVKTPSIKEALANVECKLVDERDYGDHTWFVGEVVGSSYRNDAFEGGKPNLEAEFLAHAAWTDFVTFEKRVHHPPGI, encoded by the coding sequence ATGAAGCCGTACAGACTCCTCTATCCGATGAGGACTTACCTCGTGGTGGCTGGAAAGGGTGAGGAAACCAACATCATGGCCGCCGATTGGGTTACCGTCGTGTCCTTTGAGCCCTTTATGGTCGGCGTCGCGGTTTCTCCAAAGAGACACACGTGGGGGCTGATAAAGAAGTACCGCGAGTTCGTCATTAGTGTGCCGAGTCTCGATATGCTCCCTGATGTTTGGATAGCCGGCACCAGACACGGTCCTGAGAAGCTGAAAGAGATGAAAATAACCATCGTTCCATCGAAGACTGTTAAAACCCCCAGTATAAAAGAAGCCCTGGCGAACGTGGAGTGCAAACTGGTGGATGAGCGGGACTACGGGGATCACACGTGGTTCGTCGGAGAGGTCGTGGGAAGTTCATACAGGAATGATGCCTTTGAAGGTGGGAAGCCAAACCTTGAGGCTGAGTTTCTTGCGCATGCCGCTTGGACGGATTTTGTGACCTTTGAAAAGCGTGTTCATCACCCGCCGGGAATTTGA
- a CDS encoding LEA type 2 family protein — translation MNWKIAMAGIFLAIILWLGYVAYAVLTIQPSIQAQWGYVDQNTTEIWITAHLDKPLLVPASVENTSLDFLGIPVASVEKFDYGATKRDITLAIAIDNRNLVDALVRYMDNGQKGYVVFHLRGKLFGVVPIDENVTTQISEDILQYLNITAESRDVGIAKTPALLETTTDWAGTRGDNAVIINHLKLYNPNPFPLPISGVGYTIYANDIKIGQGTIVKSVVLPARGYGTVDVETLIDIKVLPRVWAEHIKNGEVSRVRAEIYLDITVLNMNYKMELATVDETIQTDIMGELNNMLQNLIK, via the coding sequence ATGAACTGGAAAATAGCCATGGCAGGCATATTCCTCGCTATCATTCTGTGGCTCGGTTACGTCGCCTACGCGGTGCTCACGATCCAGCCCAGCATCCAGGCCCAATGGGGCTATGTCGATCAGAACACGACCGAGATATGGATAACGGCGCACCTCGACAAGCCCCTGCTCGTTCCAGCGTCGGTGGAGAACACCAGCCTTGACTTCCTAGGTATCCCTGTGGCGAGCGTGGAGAAGTTCGACTACGGGGCCACGAAAAGGGACATCACCCTTGCCATAGCCATAGACAACAGAAACCTCGTCGATGCCCTCGTGAGATACATGGACAACGGACAGAAGGGCTACGTCGTCTTTCACCTGCGGGGCAAGCTCTTTGGAGTGGTGCCGATAGACGAGAACGTGACCACCCAGATAAGCGAGGACATACTTCAGTATCTCAACATAACCGCCGAGAGCAGAGACGTAGGCATCGCCAAGACCCCGGCACTACTCGAGACGACAACAGACTGGGCGGGAACTCGGGGAGACAACGCCGTGATAATTAACCACCTGAAGCTCTACAACCCCAACCCGTTCCCGCTGCCCATAAGTGGCGTCGGATACACGATATACGCCAACGACATCAAAATAGGCCAGGGTACCATAGTCAAGAGCGTGGTTCTCCCGGCCAGGGGGTACGGAACGGTTGACGTTGAGACGTTAATTGACATTAAGGTCCTTCCTAGAGTCTGGGCTGAACACATAAAGAACGGCGAGGTCAGCAGGGTAAGGGCCGAGATATACCTTGACATCACCGTGCTGAATATGAACTACAAGATGGAGCTGGCGACCGTTGACGAAACCATCCAGACCGATATAATGGGAGAGCTGAACAACATGCTCCAGAATCTGATTAAATGA
- a CDS encoding NAD(+) kinase yields the protein MKFGIVARRDKEAALKLAYKVYDFLKVSGYEVYVDTDTHRYLAEFQEEDVLPLEDFDVDFIIVIGGDGTILRVEHKTKKEIPLLGINMGTLGFLTEVEPHEAFFALSKLIEGDYHIDERIKLRTYLNGENVVPDALNEVAILTGIPGKIIHLRYYIDEGLADEIRADGLIVSTPTGSTGYAMSSGGPFVDPRLDVIVIAPLAPIALSSRPMIVPSYSKIDVRNMALTREIILAIDGQFYTYLEPETEITIKLSPRRAKFVRFSNEVYPKYTMKIKRKF from the coding sequence ATGAAGTTTGGGATAGTGGCTAGGAGAGATAAAGAGGCAGCCCTCAAGCTCGCATATAAGGTCTACGACTTCCTCAAGGTCAGCGGTTACGAGGTGTATGTGGATACCGACACACACAGATACCTGGCCGAATTTCAGGAGGAAGATGTCCTCCCGCTGGAGGACTTCGACGTCGATTTTATTATCGTTATCGGGGGAGATGGGACGATTCTCAGAGTAGAACACAAAACCAAGAAGGAGATACCTTTGTTGGGCATCAACATGGGGACGCTCGGTTTTCTCACAGAGGTTGAACCCCACGAGGCTTTTTTTGCCCTGAGCAAGCTAATTGAGGGTGATTATCATATAGACGAACGCATAAAGCTGAGAACATACCTAAATGGCGAGAATGTAGTCCCTGATGCCCTCAACGAAGTGGCCATTCTAACGGGCATACCCGGAAAGATAATCCATCTGAGGTATTACATAGACGAAGGCCTCGCCGATGAAATCAGAGCCGACGGGCTGATAGTCTCAACACCGACAGGATCAACGGGCTACGCCATGTCCTCGGGAGGGCCCTTCGTGGATCCGAGGCTTGATGTAATCGTCATAGCACCCCTCGCACCGATAGCGCTAAGCTCGAGGCCAATGATAGTGCCGTCGTACAGCAAGATAGACGTGAGGAACATGGCCCTCACCAGGGAGATAATACTGGCGATCGATGGGCAGTTCTACACCTACCTAGAGCCAGAGACTGAGATAACCATAAAACTCTCCCCACGGAGGGCAAAGTTTGTGAGGTTCTCGAACGAGGTGTACCCAAAGTACACAATGAAGATCAAGCGGAAGTTTTGA
- a CDS encoding acetate--CoA ligase family protein gives MDFFFYPRSVAIFGSFKEGAIAYEILRNIVDGGFEGRIIPVNPKGGTVQVSGKTFEIRPKLEEPVDTAIIVIPAKFVPSLIDEIGDLIEGAVVISAGFSEVGNVELERELVEKAKRHGVRLIGPNCAGIFGVHRKFFGSFEVRVKPGGLALISQSGAFGGAALAMGNEEGIGFSAFVSYGNAADLNESDFLRYFADDENTKAIALYIEGVKDGRRFMEALHYAASRKPVIVLKAGKSASGAKAAASHTGSLAGSYEIYRAAFKQTMAIEVEEMEELFDAAKAFEMYPKAGRRVAVITNSGGPGVLATDKLEKLGLEIAKLGDETVEELRSFLPPQCSVKNPIDLIADADYKRYKRTIEVVCRDENVDSLLVICVPPIFISSEEVARAVIEADCPKPIIVNFMAGELVRDGVNLLEKRGLKNFPTPERAAKALAWLSLR, from the coding sequence ATGGACTTCTTCTTTTATCCCCGGAGCGTTGCCATCTTTGGCTCCTTCAAAGAAGGCGCCATAGCCTATGAAATCCTGCGCAACATAGTGGATGGTGGTTTTGAGGGCAGGATAATCCCCGTGAACCCGAAAGGGGGAACGGTCCAGGTTAGTGGAAAAACCTTTGAAATCCGGCCAAAGCTTGAGGAGCCGGTTGATACTGCCATAATAGTCATTCCAGCCAAGTTCGTGCCTTCCCTCATAGACGAAATCGGTGACTTAATCGAGGGTGCCGTCGTTATAAGCGCTGGCTTTTCAGAGGTCGGAAACGTCGAGCTGGAGCGCGAGCTGGTAGAAAAAGCCAAGAGACACGGTGTCAGGCTCATTGGGCCCAACTGTGCAGGCATCTTCGGTGTTCACCGGAAGTTCTTTGGCTCCTTCGAAGTCCGCGTTAAGCCCGGGGGGCTTGCTCTGATAAGCCAGAGCGGGGCCTTTGGCGGCGCAGCTTTGGCAATGGGCAACGAGGAAGGAATCGGATTTTCGGCCTTCGTTTCCTATGGAAACGCCGCCGATCTGAACGAGAGCGACTTCCTGAGATACTTCGCTGATGATGAAAACACTAAGGCCATAGCCCTTTACATCGAGGGCGTTAAAGACGGCCGACGCTTCATGGAGGCACTGCATTACGCCGCGAGCAGGAAGCCAGTTATAGTCCTCAAAGCCGGAAAGAGTGCGAGCGGCGCCAAAGCCGCGGCATCTCACACAGGTTCTCTCGCGGGAAGCTACGAGATTTACAGGGCCGCCTTCAAACAGACTATGGCCATAGAGGTCGAGGAAATGGAGGAGCTGTTTGATGCTGCTAAGGCCTTTGAGATGTACCCTAAGGCTGGAAGGCGCGTCGCAGTAATCACGAACTCTGGAGGGCCTGGTGTTCTCGCGACAGACAAGCTCGAAAAGCTAGGCCTCGAAATTGCCAAACTGGGCGATGAAACCGTTGAAGAGCTCCGCTCCTTCCTTCCGCCTCAGTGCTCCGTCAAGAATCCCATAGACCTCATAGCAGATGCCGACTACAAGCGCTATAAGCGGACCATCGAGGTCGTTTGCAGGGACGAGAACGTTGATTCTCTCCTCGTAATCTGCGTTCCGCCGATATTCATCTCGAGCGAGGAGGTAGCGAGGGCGGTAATCGAGGCTGACTGCCCCAAACCCATCATCGTGAACTTCATGGCTGGGGAGCTTGTCAGGGATGGCGTCAATTTACTCGAGAAGCGCGGCCTGAAGAACTTTCCGACGCCGGAGAGAGCTGCTAAGGCTTTGGCTTGGCTTTCCCTTCGCTGA
- a CDS encoding DUF3201 domain-containing protein codes for MDVREVHEFLNGMWESIFRLNEELKAELPGLGFKVEDVEEVFGAYIYLDGEWKLMKYPHPAFEIKPQGEVGVTLQGYYFVFAIPKEKVGRELVERFVESFDEAFIYGGTNFLDDIYGPTKRASVDEIIERIAQSDEEVFQFEADFKSVDELKKGLMEFIAFAKSLGALEV; via the coding sequence ATGGACGTGAGAGAAGTTCACGAGTTCCTCAATGGGATGTGGGAGAGCATCTTCAGGCTCAACGAAGAGCTAAAGGCCGAACTTCCCGGACTTGGCTTCAAGGTCGAGGACGTCGAGGAGGTCTTTGGCGCCTACATCTACCTCGACGGCGAATGGAAGCTGATGAAGTATCCCCACCCGGCCTTCGAGATAAAGCCGCAGGGAGAGGTGGGCGTTACCCTTCAGGGATACTACTTCGTCTTTGCGATCCCAAAGGAAAAAGTGGGAAGGGAGCTCGTTGAGAGGTTCGTGGAGAGCTTTGACGAGGCCTTCATCTACGGGGGAACCAACTTCCTCGACGACATCTACGGACCAACTAAAAGGGCGAGCGTCGATGAGATTATAGAGCGGATAGCCCAGAGTGACGAGGAGGTTTTCCAGTTCGAGGCCGATTTTAAGAGTGTTGATGAGCTCAAGAAGGGCCTTATGGAGTTCATAGCCTTCGCCAAATCCCTCGGCGCCCTGGAGGTTTAG
- a CDS encoding DUF835 domain-containing protein translates to MELNVSIWVFFIDVVLFIILGYSTLYVAKRMSRYGEPLNRFIVVVAVSLFTATIGRALDIVDDFTENVAPIVSVEWVLYFLSIIGIAYGMLSYISHIERIILPVPSKAPGSAKLSSGGYLYMGGSTRELVEFISSIDAPVLVITRSPWKYENLGEHVQILWVTQVTDKGIGLTKLHVVIESAVKFLRGGGRLIVVDCLETLILYNDFTAIFRFLTALKDHAVETKSAVLVVVDKETLKERELNVLLREFIPVRNLKSLLKTSA, encoded by the coding sequence ATGGAGCTGAATGTTTCGATCTGGGTCTTTTTTATTGATGTTGTGCTGTTCATTATCCTCGGGTATTCTACGCTCTATGTCGCCAAGAGGATGTCACGTTACGGTGAACCCCTCAACAGGTTCATTGTGGTTGTGGCAGTTTCCCTGTTTACAGCGACAATAGGCCGAGCCCTTGATATCGTTGACGATTTTACTGAGAATGTGGCTCCCATTGTGTCTGTGGAGTGGGTTCTCTACTTCCTGTCGATAATTGGCATAGCCTATGGCATGTTAAGTTACATAAGTCACATTGAAAGAATCATCTTACCAGTCCCTTCAAAAGCTCCCGGGAGCGCGAAGCTCTCTTCTGGAGGTTATCTCTACATGGGGGGAAGCACAAGGGAACTTGTGGAGTTCATTTCTTCAATTGACGCTCCGGTGCTTGTCATCACTAGGAGCCCCTGGAAGTATGAAAACCTCGGAGAGCACGTTCAAATCCTGTGGGTGACCCAAGTCACTGACAAGGGAATCGGCCTGACCAAGCTTCACGTCGTCATTGAGAGTGCAGTAAAGTTCCTTCGGGGCGGGGGCAGGTTGATAGTGGTGGACTGCCTTGAAACTCTTATTCTGTACAACGACTTTACGGCCATCTTTAGATTCCTCACAGCACTGAAAGACCACGCTGTTGAAACAAAGTCTGCCGTGCTCGTGGTTGTTGATAAGGAAACACTGAAAGAAAGGGAGCTGAACGTTCTCCTTAGGGAGTTCATCCCCGTGAGGAACTTGAAGAGCCTTCTCAAAACTTCCGCTTGA
- a CDS encoding RsmB/NOP family class I SAM-dependent RNA methyltransferase, with the protein MYEEAFPPKLREYYQKLFGSEAKEIMASLRRPVEKYYIRVNTLKTSRSKLMSTLRKEGLKPKRSPYLKEGIYFEREGPNFPDDYEPDLPVVRANKFAAESVYQGAMLYAPGVLQADKKIKPGDEVEIRDPKGLLVGIGIAKMSAKEMITSTRGIAVEVTLPKFKLPSLSELESFKEGFFYAQSLPSMVVARVLEPSEEELIVDMAAAPGGKTSHIAQLMENRGEIIAIDKSKNRLRKMEEELKRLGVKNVKLLHMDSRKLPELGIEADKILLDAPCTALGIRPKLWEGRTPKDIEATARYQRHFINAAIKSLKKGGILVYSTCTLSYEENEANVRYMVHKGLKLEEQGLFIGSSGIGMDEVQRFYPHKHLTQGFFIAKLRKV; encoded by the coding sequence GTGTACGAGGAGGCGTTTCCTCCCAAGCTCAGGGAGTACTACCAAAAGCTCTTCGGGAGTGAAGCCAAGGAGATAATGGCCTCCCTCAGGAGGCCCGTGGAGAAGTACTACATTAGAGTCAATACCCTCAAGACGAGCCGCTCCAAGCTGATGTCCACCCTGAGGAAAGAGGGACTGAAGCCAAAACGAAGCCCCTACCTCAAGGAGGGTATATACTTCGAGAGGGAAGGCCCTAACTTTCCAGATGATTACGAGCCGGACTTACCCGTCGTAAGGGCCAACAAGTTCGCGGCGGAAAGCGTTTATCAAGGAGCAATGCTCTACGCCCCTGGAGTCCTTCAGGCGGACAAGAAGATAAAGCCCGGTGACGAGGTCGAGATTCGCGATCCGAAAGGCCTTCTCGTTGGGATTGGCATAGCAAAGATGAGCGCCAAAGAGATGATAACCTCGACCAGAGGCATAGCCGTGGAGGTAACCCTGCCGAAGTTCAAGTTACCGAGCCTGAGCGAGCTGGAGAGCTTTAAAGAGGGCTTCTTCTATGCCCAGAGCCTGCCCTCAATGGTGGTGGCGAGGGTTCTTGAGCCGAGCGAGGAGGAGCTGATAGTCGATATGGCCGCCGCTCCAGGCGGGAAGACGAGCCACATAGCCCAGTTGATGGAAAACCGCGGAGAGATAATTGCCATCGACAAGTCCAAGAACAGACTGAGGAAGATGGAAGAAGAGCTAAAGAGGCTCGGCGTCAAGAACGTCAAGCTTCTCCACATGGACTCCCGAAAACTACCCGAGCTTGGAATAGAGGCGGATAAGATACTCCTCGACGCTCCATGCACAGCCCTCGGCATAAGACCCAAGCTCTGGGAGGGTAGGACGCCTAAAGATATTGAAGCCACCGCCCGCTATCAGAGGCACTTCATCAACGCAGCGATAAAGTCCCTCAAGAAGGGAGGCATTCTCGTTTACTCCACCTGCACGCTGAGCTACGAGGAGAACGAGGCCAACGTGCGCTACATGGTGCACAAAGGTTTAAAGCTTGAAGAGCAGGGTCTCTTTATAGGCTCGTCTGGTATTGGTATGGACGAGGTCCAGAGGTTTTATCCCCACAAACACCTTACCCAGGGCTTCTTCATAGCAAAACTGAGGAAGGTGTAG
- a CDS encoding COG1361 S-layer family protein, translated as MKKVAGTLILLLITSLFASGVSASQGSPLFEGYLSKGEAILVGPLVISLVDTQKDYGNGEYYAFLVILKNGKILNAEYKTIYVPDPEKIQRLLLNPEFLLALAETQGYDVEACSQYVNDSTAFNACLIANAFGFYQWLQSASPTEIADAVMRTIEEHPELGIRKEDVLMQITYPDITPVREGETVEVDVDDEKVYVTVLEVYPNGIKVSISGPPEWRAATAPGVVIPSVEMPDTVQPGDTITIKVHLKNEGALKVRYLNVFVSPTPMSFNESSSIASAISMALSQSGVSQSVFYPEGSAVQYIEYLEGKENATLTFRIKINPNADVGTYPLYVGVVYFTGLGSNMKMVQSYNFVALTVSRNREGFIEITNVKTIPKEISPGDTFTVRFTIKNTGAQSVKALSLKIIPYQVPIQGEVKNVDLSALSQIPIQGSEGLSESIQTALNQIMGELARQNVEAFLPVGEDNVKYIAELEPGQEATLEFRIKVNDKLENGIYPLRVELKYLSAPDDKEISDERLVGIDITGKAELLLSKVLTSPGKVLPGTGNVEIDLQVDNVGTGTARTVILKPQPSWPFKLSETSQQLINLGTLGKGDSAKASFRVDVAENATSGIYEIPLLVTYTNDLGMEKNVTLRVPVIIAAKPNIEVVNVRFEPEPLQGESVKVYITLKNTGGEKATSVLMEGVVKADQPFTLDKRTDYVGDLAPGATGEGVIILRVDSDAIPKDYKIQLRIRAVGDPNQGDDNVYIFEKTIDVTVQENTKTSTNLRNLAVVVGILVVLTVIYTYRKGRAS; from the coding sequence ATGAAAAAAGTAGCCGGAACTCTTATCCTGCTCCTCATCACAAGCCTGTTCGCATCGGGCGTAAGCGCCTCGCAGGGAAGCCCTCTCTTCGAGGGCTACCTGAGCAAGGGGGAGGCCATACTCGTGGGACCGCTCGTGATCTCACTGGTGGACACACAGAAGGACTACGGAAACGGGGAGTACTACGCCTTCCTTGTGATACTAAAGAACGGGAAGATACTCAACGCCGAGTACAAGACGATATACGTGCCCGACCCCGAGAAGATTCAGAGGCTCCTCCTCAATCCGGAGTTCCTGCTGGCCCTCGCCGAAACTCAGGGCTACGACGTGGAGGCGTGTTCCCAGTACGTCAATGACAGCACCGCTTTCAACGCCTGCCTGATAGCCAATGCCTTTGGATTCTACCAGTGGCTCCAGAGCGCATCTCCGACGGAAATCGCCGATGCCGTGATGCGGACCATTGAGGAGCATCCAGAACTCGGAATCAGGAAGGAAGACGTTCTGATGCAGATAACCTATCCCGACATAACTCCAGTCAGGGAAGGCGAGACGGTAGAAGTTGATGTGGACGACGAGAAGGTCTACGTAACGGTACTGGAGGTTTATCCCAATGGAATCAAGGTAAGTATAAGCGGGCCGCCGGAGTGGAGGGCCGCCACTGCCCCGGGAGTTGTGATCCCGAGCGTTGAAATGCCCGATACAGTTCAGCCCGGCGATACGATAACTATTAAGGTCCACCTCAAGAACGAGGGCGCATTAAAGGTCCGCTACCTCAACGTCTTCGTCTCCCCGACACCAATGAGCTTCAACGAGAGTTCCTCGATAGCGAGTGCCATATCGATGGCCCTGAGCCAGAGCGGAGTTTCCCAGAGCGTCTTCTACCCCGAAGGAAGCGCGGTTCAGTACATCGAATACTTGGAAGGGAAGGAGAACGCCACGCTTACCTTCCGGATAAAGATAAACCCCAACGCGGATGTGGGAACGTATCCCCTCTACGTCGGCGTCGTGTACTTCACTGGGCTGGGCTCCAACATGAAGATGGTCCAGAGCTACAACTTCGTTGCCCTGACTGTCAGCAGGAATAGGGAAGGCTTCATCGAGATAACAAATGTCAAGACGATTCCGAAAGAGATAAGCCCCGGCGATACGTTCACGGTAAGATTCACGATAAAGAACACCGGGGCCCAATCCGTCAAAGCCCTGAGCCTCAAGATAATCCCCTACCAGGTGCCGATACAGGGGGAGGTCAAGAACGTCGACCTCTCGGCCCTTTCCCAGATCCCCATTCAAGGGAGTGAAGGGCTGAGCGAGAGCATTCAGACGGCGCTTAACCAGATAATGGGGGAGCTCGCCAGACAGAACGTCGAGGCATTCCTGCCGGTTGGGGAGGACAACGTAAAGTACATTGCCGAGCTCGAACCGGGCCAGGAAGCGACGCTGGAGTTCAGGATTAAGGTCAACGACAAGCTCGAGAACGGGATATACCCCCTTCGGGTGGAGCTGAAGTACCTGAGCGCACCCGACGATAAGGAGATAAGCGACGAGAGGTTGGTCGGCATAGACATCACCGGAAAGGCGGAGCTTCTCCTGTCGAAAGTCTTAACATCACCTGGCAAGGTCCTCCCTGGAACGGGCAACGTGGAAATCGACCTCCAGGTGGACAACGTTGGAACCGGAACCGCGAGGACGGTGATCCTGAAGCCCCAGCCGTCGTGGCCGTTCAAGCTGAGTGAAACGAGCCAGCAGCTCATAAACCTCGGAACGCTCGGCAAGGGCGACTCGGCAAAGGCCTCCTTCAGGGTCGACGTTGCAGAGAACGCCACCTCGGGAATCTACGAAATCCCGCTCTTAGTAACGTATACCAACGACCTCGGGATGGAGAAGAACGTTACGCTAAGGGTCCCCGTTATAATCGCCGCCAAGCCGAATATAGAGGTCGTAAACGTTAGATTTGAACCCGAGCCCCTCCAGGGGGAGAGCGTCAAGGTCTACATTACCCTGAAGAACACGGGAGGAGAGAAGGCCACGAGCGTGCTCATGGAGGGTGTTGTGAAGGCTGATCAGCCCTTCACCCTCGACAAGAGAACGGACTACGTCGGTGACCTTGCACCGGGGGCGACGGGAGAAGGGGTCATAATCCTGAGGGTCGACAGTGACGCCATCCCGAAGGATTACAAGATCCAGCTAAGGATCAGGGCCGTTGGAGACCCGAACCAGGGAGATGACAACGTCTACATCTTTGAGAAGACGATTGACGTAACGGTTCAGGAAAACACCAAGACCTCCACCAACCTCAGGAACCTTGCAGTGGTCGTGGGAATCCTCGTAGTGCTGACGGTGATCTACACATACCGGAAAGGCAGGGCCTCCTGA